From the genome of Flavobacterium luteolum, one region includes:
- the tsaE gene encoding tRNA (adenosine(37)-N6)-threonylcarbamoyltransferase complex ATPase subunit type 1 TsaE yields the protein MSIVFSLDQIQEVAEQIIASNPNKIILFNGEMGVGKTTLIKQICKSLGVTDATSSPTFSLVNEYQIPSGKKVYHFDFYRIKQETEALDMGVDDYLYSGNWCFIEWSEKIANLIPEEHSTINIELLSDGKRELKLI from the coding sequence ATGAGCATCGTTTTTTCATTAGATCAAATTCAAGAAGTTGCTGAGCAGATTATAGCTTCAAATCCTAATAAAATTATCCTTTTTAATGGAGAGATGGGAGTCGGAAAAACCACCCTAATCAAACAGATATGCAAAAGCCTTGGAGTTACTGATGCAACTAGCAGCCCTACTTTTTCTTTAGTAAACGAATATCAAATTCCAAGCGGAAAAAAAGTCTATCATTTTGACTTTTACAGAATAAAACAAGAAACCGAAGCACTAGATATGGGAGTTGATGATTATCTATATTCTGGAAATTGGTGTTTTATTGAATGGTCAGAAAAAATTGCAAATTTGATTCCTGAAGAACATTCTACTATAAACATTGAATTACTATCTGACGGAAAAAGAGAACTGAAATTGATTTAA
- a CDS encoding thiol-disulfide oxidoreductase DCC family protein gives MESLPKNKKIVLFDGVCNLCSSAVQFIIKHDKKDIFRFVALQSEKGISICKHLGISFSKMDSIILYDPGTAYFYKSSAIIEIAKNFGGLWKLTPIFRIVPIFMSDRIYDYVAKNRYNWYGKKESCMIPTPELKSKFL, from the coding sequence ATGGAAAGCCTTCCAAAAAATAAAAAAATAGTTCTTTTTGACGGAGTTTGCAATCTCTGCAGTTCTGCTGTACAGTTTATTATAAAACATGATAAAAAGGACATTTTTAGATTTGTCGCATTGCAATCAGAAAAAGGAATTTCAATATGCAAACACTTAGGAATCAGTTTTTCTAAAATGGACAGTATTATTTTGTATGATCCAGGAACAGCATATTTTTACAAATCTTCTGCAATAATCGAAATTGCTAAAAATTTTGGCGGTTTGTGGAAGCTAACTCCTATTTTTAGAATTGTACCTATTTTTATGAGTGATAGGATTTATGATTATGTTGCAAAAAACAGATACAATTGGTACGGTAAAAAAGAAAGCTGCATGATTCCAACTCCGGAATTAAAATCTAAGTTTTTGTAG
- a CDS encoding endonuclease MutS2, with protein sequence MVSITEKTLQDLQFPTVLETISDGCNTDIGKEKALQIKPFRDKEELMQALMQTSEYVSSFQNNNAIPNHGFDAITHEIKFLAIEDSFLEVGSFRKIANLSATTNVLLNFLKKFDDYYPNLNARASRVELTKDIITAIDSIVDKYVEIKDNASPTLAGIRQNMNLVRGKVNQSFGTALTQYNSLGYLDDIKESFVQNRRVLAVLAMYRRKVKGSILGSSKTGSIAYIEPEATLKYSRELANLEYEEKEEITRILKNLSNVIRPYLPLLIEYQDFLSDIDVVAGKAKYANRINGILPTITEERRLFFREAYHPILYLNNKQKKEVTHPQTIELKQENRIIVISGPNAGGKTISLKTVGLLQLMLQSGILIPVHERSETFLFDRILTDIGDNQSIENHLSTYSYRLKNMNYFLKKCNRKTMFLIDEFGTGSDPELGGALAEIFLEEFYHREAFGIITTHYSNLKILANELPYATNANMMFDEKSLEPMYKLALGQAGSSFTFEVAQKNGIPFGLINRAKKKIEVGKVRFDKTIATLQKERSKLEKTSLNLKEEETRAREESKKMENINTRIQQKLESYQELYDSNQKIIYIGQKIDDIAEKYFNNKNKKELIGEFLKIVEIENSKRKKATPKEVKAKVEKQKEIIAEVQVKVEEIRKEKKEKKLKPVVEKPKPILKVGDRVRMLDGRSVGSIDSIEKNKATVNYGIFTSKVSLDELELVEAVKK encoded by the coding sequence ATGGTATCTATTACAGAAAAAACATTACAAGATTTACAATTTCCAACGGTGCTTGAAACCATTTCTGATGGTTGCAATACCGATATTGGAAAAGAAAAGGCTTTACAAATAAAACCATTTAGAGATAAAGAAGAATTAATGCAAGCGCTGATGCAAACATCAGAGTATGTATCTTCTTTTCAAAATAATAACGCCATTCCGAATCACGGATTTGACGCCATAACGCATGAAATTAAATTTCTTGCAATCGAAGACAGTTTTCTTGAAGTAGGAAGTTTTAGAAAAATTGCTAATCTTTCTGCAACTACTAATGTCTTGTTGAATTTCTTGAAAAAATTCGACGACTATTATCCAAACTTAAATGCAAGAGCTTCAAGAGTAGAATTGACTAAAGACATCATAACTGCAATTGACTCTATTGTAGACAAATACGTAGAAATTAAAGACAATGCATCTCCTACTCTAGCCGGAATTAGGCAAAACATGAACCTGGTTCGCGGAAAAGTGAATCAAAGTTTCGGTACGGCTTTAACTCAGTACAATAGCTTAGGTTATTTGGACGATATCAAAGAAAGTTTTGTACAAAACCGTAGAGTTTTGGCAGTTCTAGCAATGTATCGCCGTAAAGTAAAAGGTTCTATTTTAGGAAGTTCAAAAACTGGAAGCATCGCTTATATCGAACCGGAAGCTACTTTGAAATATTCTAGAGAATTAGCCAATTTAGAATATGAAGAGAAAGAAGAGATTACAAGAATTTTAAAAAATCTATCGAATGTAATTCGCCCTTATCTTCCTTTATTAATTGAATATCAGGACTTTTTAAGTGATATTGATGTTGTTGCAGGCAAAGCTAAATACGCAAATCGAATTAACGGAATCCTCCCAACAATTACAGAAGAAAGAAGATTATTCTTTAGAGAAGCGTATCATCCGATTTTGTATTTGAACAACAAACAGAAAAAAGAAGTTACGCATCCGCAAACCATTGAGTTAAAACAAGAAAACAGAATTATTGTAATTTCTGGACCAAATGCTGGAGGTAAAACCATTTCCTTAAAAACGGTAGGATTATTACAATTGATGCTGCAATCGGGAATTTTGATTCCGGTTCACGAAAGAAGTGAAACTTTCTTGTTTGATAGAATCTTAACTGACATTGGCGACAATCAATCTATTGAAAATCACTTAAGCACATATAGTTATCGATTAAAAAACATGAATTACTTTTTAAAGAAATGTAATAGAAAAACCATGTTTTTAATTGACGAGTTTGGTACAGGTTCTGATCCTGAATTGGGTGGTGCTTTGGCTGAAATTTTCCTAGAAGAATTTTATCACCGTGAAGCATTCGGAATTATCACAACGCATTATTCTAATTTGAAAATTTTAGCAAACGAATTGCCTTATGCCACAAATGCGAATATGATGTTTGATGAGAAATCTCTTGAACCAATGTATAAATTAGCTTTGGGTCAAGCAGGAAGTTCTTTTACTTTTGAGGTTGCTCAAAAAAATGGAATTCCGTTTGGATTGATCAATCGTGCGAAAAAGAAAATCGAAGTTGGAAAAGTTCGTTTTGACAAAACCATCGCAACACTTCAGAAAGAGCGTTCGAAGTTGGAAAAAACTTCTTTGAATTTAAAGGAAGAAGAAACTCGTGCTCGTGAGGAAAGTAAAAAGATGGAAAACATCAATACGAGAATTCAACAGAAATTAGAAAGCTATCAAGAATTATATGATAGCAATCAAAAGATAATTTACATTGGACAAAAAATTGATGATATTGCCGAAAAGTATTTCAATAACAAAAACAAAAAAGAACTGATTGGTGAGTTTTTGAAAATTGTTGAAATTGAAAATTCGAAACGAAAAAAAGCTACTCCAAAAGAAGTCAAAGCAAAAGTTGAAAAACAAAAAGAAATTATTGCTGAAGTACAAGTAAAAGTTGAAGAAATTCGAAAAGAGAAAAAAGAGAAAAAACTTAAACCAGTTGTAGAAAAACCAAAACCAATTTTAAAAGTTGGAGATAGAGTAAGAATGCTTGACGGAAGATCTGTCGGAAGTATCGATTCTATCGAAAAAAATAAAGCAACAGTAAATTACGGTATTTTTACTTCGAAAGTAAGTTTGGATGAATTGGAATTGGTAGAAGCAGTTAAGAAATAA
- a CDS encoding type I restriction enzyme HsdR N-terminal domain-containing protein has product MLKLNFPAYTFRFKNSENKVSIFDEIRKKFIILTPEEWVRQHVVHFLMHEKKYPKSLINVEKVLTVNGLRKRYDVVVFNPDGSIHILVECKAPEVKISQATFDQIARYNMTMQARFLNVTNGLNHFYCQMDFENERYEFLRSLPDYKENH; this is encoded by the coding sequence ATGCTTAAACTTAATTTCCCTGCTTATACTTTCCGATTCAAAAATAGCGAAAATAAAGTGTCTATTTTTGATGAAATCAGGAAAAAATTTATAATTCTTACGCCAGAAGAATGGGTTCGTCAACACGTTGTTCATTTTTTGATGCATGAAAAAAAATATCCCAAATCGCTTATTAACGTAGAAAAAGTTTTGACCGTCAACGGATTACGAAAACGTTATGATGTAGTTGTCTTCAACCCTGATGGTTCTATACATATATTAGTAGAGTGTAAAGCACCAGAGGTTAAAATCTCACAGGCAACTTTTGATCAAATTGCTCGTTATAATATGACAATGCAGGCACGGTTTTTGAATGTAACAAACGGACTAAACCATTTTTATTGTCAAATGGATTTTGAAAACGAAA
- a CDS encoding uracil-DNA glycosylase, whose protein sequence is MKINLAQDWQRVLKDEIEKTYFQELMEALEVEYKTHTCYPPAELIFSAFNNCSFDAVKVVIIGQDPYHGEGEANGLSFSVNDNIKIPPSLRNIFREINTDFDSVFMPTSGNLQKWAQQGVLLLNASLTVRKDSPNSHKHLKWNLFTDAVIKAISDQKENVVFLLWGSFAQKKGAKIDRSKHYVLESGHPSPMSANQGKWFGNKHFSQTNSFLKSKGLKEIEW, encoded by the coding sequence ATGAAAATTAATTTAGCTCAAGACTGGCAGAGAGTTTTAAAAGATGAAATAGAAAAAACGTATTTTCAGGAATTGATGGAGGCGCTTGAAGTTGAATATAAAACGCATACTTGCTACCCTCCTGCAGAGTTAATTTTTTCAGCTTTCAACAATTGCAGTTTTGATGCTGTAAAGGTTGTTATTATTGGTCAAGATCCTTATCATGGAGAAGGAGAAGCCAATGGATTAAGCTTTTCTGTAAATGATAATATTAAGATACCGCCTTCATTGCGAAATATTTTTAGAGAAATAAATACTGATTTTGATTCCGTTTTTATGCCAACATCTGGTAATCTTCAAAAATGGGCTCAGCAAGGCGTTTTGCTTCTTAATGCTTCTTTGACCGTTCGTAAAGATAGTCCAAATAGTCATAAACACTTAAAATGGAATCTATTTACCGATGCTGTTATAAAAGCTATTTCTGATCAGAAGGAAAATGTTGTTTTTCTTTTGTGGGGAAGTTTTGCTCAGAAAAAAGGGGCAAAAATTGATCGGTCAAAACATTATGTTTTAGAATCAGGCCATCCCTCGCCAATGAGTGCTAATCAAGGAAAATGGTTTGGAAATAAACATTTTAGTCAAACAAATTCATTTCTTAAATCTAAAGGATTGAAAGAAATTGAATGGTAG
- a CDS encoding DUF4258 domain-containing protein, protein MKFAYRFAYYLIGLVMGCFIVSGFFIGKDTRCNYFPNARVLNNLRTKPFQYSDKAVQTLNEKWVDTADVKNTLTYGDVDFDQSNVPFKKGKLYIIEGKTIKNQEIILKVVNYENKAVLEEIVKK, encoded by the coding sequence ATGAAGTTCGCTTATCGTTTTGCATATTATTTGATTGGTCTCGTAATGGGATGTTTTATTGTATCAGGATTTTTCATCGGAAAAGACACCCGATGCAATTATTTTCCAAATGCCAGAGTTTTAAACAATCTTAGAACAAAACCTTTTCAATATTCAGATAAAGCAGTTCAAACGCTTAACGAAAAATGGGTTGATACAGCAGACGTCAAAAATACATTAACTTACGGAGATGTTGATTTTGACCAAAGTAATGTTCCATTCAAAAAAGGAAAACTGTATATTATTGAAGGAAAAACAATAAAAAATCAAGAAATTATTCTGAAAGTGGTCAATTATGAAAATAAAGCCGTTTTAGAAGAAATCGTAAAAAAATAA
- a CDS encoding CAL67264 family membrane protein, with translation MGMNKNTILGWATLIMVLMGLLLIGLGIFRYSDVSGWGFAAVGVGFFANAWVFNALKGRV, from the coding sequence ATGGGAATGAATAAAAATACCATTTTAGGATGGGCTACTTTAATAATGGTGCTTATGGGATTGTTACTTATAGGTCTTGGAATCTTTAGGTACAGTGATGTTTCAGGCTGGGGATTTGCTGCTGTTGGAGTTGGTTTTTTTGCAAATGCTTGGGTGTTCAATGCTTTGAAAGGGAGAGTTTAG
- a CDS encoding bifunctional response regulator/alkaline phosphatase family protein has product MDKIKILWVDDEIDLLKPHILFLEKKNYEVTTCNNGLDAIALFEEDNFDIVFLDENMPGMSGLETLSEMKEKKSAIPMIMITKSEEEYIMEEAIGSKIADYLIKPVNPNQILLSLKKNLDDSRLITEKTTLDYQKEFRKISMELAMVNSYEDWIELYKKLLFWELKLEDINDTAMIEILESQKVEANSQFGKFIERNYEDWFAPKADKPIQSNTLFKELVVPEIKKKDKPILFVVIDNLRYDQWKSFESVISNYYKLEKEVPYYSILPTATQYARNSIFSGLMPLEMEKQFPEYWKNDVEDGGKNLYEAEFLSAQLKRLGLNIKEDYFKITNYAGGKKLAENFKALKGNDLVTVVYNFVDMLSHAKTEMEVVKELASDDKAYRSLTLSWFKNSPLLEIIQQAQLLGFKLILTTDHGTINVKNPSKVVGDKNTSLNLRYKTGRSLTYEQKDVYVVKEPKTIGLPAINMSSSFIFAKNDFFLAYVNNYNHYVSYYKNTYQHGGISLEEMIIPFLVFNPK; this is encoded by the coding sequence ATGGATAAGATAAAAATACTTTGGGTCGACGATGAAATCGATCTTTTAAAGCCTCACATATTATTTCTAGAAAAAAAGAATTACGAAGTTACAACTTGCAATAACGGCCTTGATGCAATCGCCCTATTTGAAGAAGATAACTTTGATATTGTTTTTTTGGATGAAAACATGCCGGGAATGAGTGGTTTGGAAACGCTTTCTGAAATGAAAGAAAAAAAATCAGCTATTCCGATGATTATGATTACGAAAAGCGAGGAAGAATATATTATGGAAGAAGCCATTGGTTCTAAAATCGCTGATTATTTGATTAAACCAGTAAATCCGAATCAGATTCTTTTAAGTTTGAAGAAAAATCTAGATGATTCGAGATTGATTACAGAAAAAACAACCTTAGATTATCAAAAAGAATTCAGAAAAATTTCAATGGAATTGGCCATGGTTAATTCGTACGAAGACTGGATTGAATTGTACAAAAAATTACTTTTTTGGGAATTGAAACTAGAAGACATCAACGACACAGCGATGATTGAAATTCTAGAGTCTCAGAAAGTAGAAGCAAATTCACAATTCGGAAAATTTATAGAAAGAAATTACGAAGACTGGTTTGCGCCAAAGGCTGACAAACCTATACAGTCTAATACTTTATTCAAAGAATTAGTCGTTCCAGAAATCAAAAAGAAAGACAAACCAATTCTTTTTGTTGTAATTGATAATCTTCGTTACGACCAATGGAAATCTTTTGAAAGCGTAATATCAAATTATTATAAGCTAGAAAAAGAAGTTCCTTACTATTCTATTCTTCCAACTGCTACACAATATGCTAGAAATTCGATTTTCTCTGGTTTAATGCCTTTAGAAATGGAAAAACAATTTCCCGAATATTGGAAAAACGACGTCGAAGATGGCGGAAAAAACCTTTATGAAGCAGAATTTCTATCTGCTCAATTAAAAAGATTAGGTTTAAATATTAAGGAAGATTATTTTAAAATCACCAATTATGCTGGCGGAAAAAAGTTAGCAGAAAACTTTAAAGCATTAAAAGGAAACGACTTGGTAACGGTAGTTTACAACTTTGTTGATATGCTTTCTCACGCTAAAACTGAAATGGAAGTCGTAAAAGAATTGGCTTCAGACGATAAAGCGTATCGTTCTCTAACATTAAGCTGGTTTAAAAATTCTCCATTATTAGAAATTATTCAGCAGGCACAACTTTTAGGCTTCAAATTGATTTTGACAACAGACCACGGAACAATTAATGTAAAAAATCCCTCAAAAGTTGTGGGAGATAAAAACACCAGTTTAAATTTACGTTATAAAACTGGACGTAGTTTAACATACGAACAGAAAGATGTATATGTTGTAAAAGAGCCAAAAACAATTGGTTTGCCGGCAATAAACATGAGCAGTTCATTTATTTTTGCCAAAAACGATTTTTTCTTGGCGTATGTAAACAACTACAATCATTATGTGAGCTATTACAAAAATACGTATCAGCATGGCGGAATTTCTTTAGAAGAAATGATTATTCCGTTTCTGGTATTTAACCCGAAATAA
- the holA gene encoding DNA polymerase III subunit delta: MDEVVKIVNDIKAGDIKPIYFLMGEEPYYIDKLSEYIEQNVLAEEEKGFNQTVLYGRDVSVDDIVSTAKRYPMMAERQVVIVKEAQDLSRTIDKIESYVDNPMQTTVLVFCYKYKTLDKRKKVTKLLAQKGVVYESKKLYENQVGDWIKRVLAGKKYTIDPKANAMLVEFLGTDLSKINNELEKLQIILPQGTMITADHIEENIGFSKDYNVFELRKAIGERNQLKAYKIAENFAHNPKEYPLVMTTGLVFGFFVQLLKYHGLKDKNPKNVASALGVNPYFLKEYDLAVKNYPMRKVSQIVGALRDIDVKSKGVGANALPQSDLLKEMLYKIFN, encoded by the coding sequence ATGGACGAAGTAGTAAAAATTGTTAACGATATTAAAGCCGGAGATATTAAACCGATTTATTTTTTAATGGGTGAAGAACCTTATTATATAGATAAATTGTCTGAATACATTGAGCAGAATGTATTAGCTGAAGAAGAGAAAGGTTTTAATCAGACAGTTTTATATGGAAGAGATGTTTCTGTAGACGATATTGTTTCAACGGCCAAGCGCTATCCTATGATGGCTGAACGTCAGGTTGTTATTGTAAAAGAAGCGCAAGATTTATCGAGAACAATTGATAAAATTGAATCTTATGTAGATAATCCGATGCAAACAACCGTTTTGGTTTTTTGCTATAAATATAAAACACTAGATAAACGTAAAAAAGTCACCAAATTATTAGCACAAAAAGGTGTTGTTTACGAAAGTAAAAAATTATACGAAAATCAAGTTGGAGACTGGATTAAACGTGTTTTAGCTGGAAAAAAATATACTATCGATCCAAAAGCAAATGCTATGTTAGTGGAATTTTTGGGTACCGATTTAAGTAAAATTAATAACGAACTTGAAAAACTGCAGATTATTTTACCGCAAGGAACCATGATTACAGCAGATCATATCGAAGAAAATATCGGTTTTAGCAAGGATTATAATGTATTTGAACTTCGAAAAGCAATAGGTGAGCGCAATCAATTGAAGGCATATAAGATTGCAGAAAATTTTGCTCACAATCCTAAAGAATATCCTTTGGTTATGACGACTGGTTTGGTTTTTGGATTTTTTGTTCAGCTTTTAAAATACCACGGATTAAAAGATAAAAATCCGAAAAATGTAGCATCTGCACTTGGGGTAAATCCATATTTCTTGAAAGAGTATGATTTGGCAGTAAAAAATTATCCGATGAGAAAGGTGAGTCAGATTGTTGGGGCTTTACGAGATATTGATGTTAAGAGTAAAGGTGTGGGAGCGAATGCTTTGCCTCAGTCAGATTTGTTAAAAGAAATGCTGTATAAAATTTTTAATTAA
- a CDS encoding alanine dehydrogenase gives MSITLTPFTKQQLIPQEEKLEVGRFKRELFIGIPKETSYQERRICLTPDAVNSLTYEGHRVMIESGAGESSSYTDKEYADAGAEITKDTKRVFGCPFLLKVEPPTLAEIDMINPETVIISAIQLKTKKKEYFEALAKKKITALAFEYIKDEDGSYPAVKSLSEIAGTASILIAAELMITDEFGKGLLFGNITGVPPTEVVILGAGTVGEFAAKTAIGLGANVKVFDNSITKLRRLQNNLNQRIFTSTIQQKGLLKALRRCDVAIGAMRGKERCPIVVNETMVEHMKKGAVIVDVSIDTGGCFETSEVTTHEKPTFIKNNVLHYCVPNIPSRYSKTASLSISNILTPYLHQIAEDGGIESAIRCNKGLKNGIYLYHGILTNKAIGEWFDLPDNDINLLVF, from the coding sequence ATGTCAATCACGTTAACTCCATTTACAAAACAACAATTAATACCGCAGGAAGAAAAACTTGAGGTTGGTCGTTTTAAAAGAGAACTTTTTATAGGAATTCCTAAAGAAACAAGTTATCAGGAACGTCGTATCTGTCTTACGCCCGATGCCGTCAATTCCTTAACTTATGAAGGTCACCGTGTTATGATTGAATCTGGCGCTGGAGAAAGTTCGAGTTATACAGACAAAGAATACGCCGATGCCGGTGCAGAAATCACAAAAGATACTAAGAGAGTTTTTGGCTGTCCGTTTCTATTAAAGGTAGAACCGCCAACTTTAGCAGAAATTGACATGATTAATCCAGAAACGGTTATCATTTCGGCTATTCAGCTTAAAACCAAAAAGAAAGAATACTTCGAAGCATTAGCAAAAAAGAAAATCACTGCCTTAGCTTTCGAATATATTAAAGACGAAGACGGATCTTATCCCGCAGTAAAATCCTTGAGCGAAATTGCAGGAACCGCTTCAATTCTTATTGCTGCCGAATTAATGATTACAGACGAATTTGGAAAAGGGCTTTTATTCGGAAATATAACAGGCGTTCCTCCTACTGAAGTAGTAATTCTTGGTGCTGGAACTGTAGGCGAATTTGCGGCAAAAACTGCAATTGGATTAGGTGCCAACGTTAAGGTTTTTGATAACTCAATTACAAAACTGCGTCGTTTACAAAATAATTTAAATCAAAGAATTTTCACTTCTACTATACAGCAAAAAGGCTTGCTAAAAGCTTTAAGACGTTGCGATGTTGCGATTGGAGCCATGCGCGGTAAAGAACGTTGCCCAATTGTCGTGAACGAAACAATGGTAGAACACATGAAAAAAGGTGCTGTAATTGTTGATGTCAGCATAGATACAGGCGGCTGTTTTGAAACATCAGAAGTAACTACTCATGAAAAACCAACATTCATAAAAAACAATGTTTTGCACTATTGCGTACCAAACATTCCTTCAAGATATTCTAAAACTGCTTCATTATCAATCAGTAATATTTTAACTCCTTATTTACATCAGATAGCCGAAGATGGTGGCATTGAAAGTGCAATTCGATGCAATAAAGGCCTTAAAAATGGAATATATCTATATCACGGAATCTTAACAAATAAAGCGATTGGCGAATGGTTCGATTTACCAGATAACGATATTAATTTACTTGTATTCTAA
- the ettA gene encoding energy-dependent translational throttle protein EttA — MSDDKKVIFSMQKLSKTYQGADKPVLKNIYLSFFYGAKIGILGLNGSGKSSLLKIIAGVDKNYQGDVVFQPGYTVGYLEQEPILDDSKTVIEIVREGAAETMAVLEEYNQINDLFGLEENYSDPDKMDKLMDRQAALQDKIDALGAWEIDTKLEIAMDALRTPEGDTPIKNLSGGERRRVALCRLLLQQPDVLLLDEPTNHLDAESVLWLEQHLAQYAGTVIAVTHDRYFLDNVAGWILELDRGEGIPWKGNYSSWLDQKSNRLAQEEKVASKRRKTLERELEWVRQGAKGRQTKQKARLQNYDKLLNEDQKQLDEKLEIYIPNGPRLGTNVIEAKNVAKAFGDKLLYDNLNFTLPQAGIVGIIGPNGAGKSTIFKMIMGEQATDSGEFSVGDTVKIAYVDQSHSNIDPNKSIWENFADGQELIMMGGKQVNSRAYLSRFNFGGGEQNKKVSMLSGGERNRLHLAMTLKEEGNVLLLDEPTNDLDVNTLRALEEGLENFAGCAVIISHDRWFLDRICTHILAFEGDSEVYFFEGSFSDYEENKKKRLGGDLTPKRLKYRKLIR; from the coding sequence ATGTCAGACGATAAGAAAGTAATTTTCTCAATGCAGAAATTGAGTAAAACCTATCAAGGAGCAGACAAACCAGTTCTTAAGAATATTTATTTGAGTTTCTTTTACGGAGCTAAAATTGGTATTTTGGGACTTAACGGTTCTGGAAAATCTTCACTTTTAAAAATTATTGCAGGAGTTGATAAAAATTATCAGGGAGATGTAGTATTTCAGCCAGGCTATACAGTTGGATACTTGGAGCAAGAGCCAATTCTTGATGATTCTAAAACAGTTATCGAAATTGTTCGTGAAGGAGCAGCTGAGACTATGGCAGTTTTAGAAGAGTACAATCAAATTAATGATTTGTTCGGTCTTGAAGAGAACTACTCAGATCCAGATAAAATGGATAAATTGATGGATCGTCAGGCAGCTTTACAAGACAAAATTGATGCTCTTGGTGCTTGGGAAATAGATACCAAATTAGAAATTGCAATGGATGCTTTGCGTACGCCAGAAGGTGATACGCCAATTAAAAACCTTTCAGGAGGTGAGCGCCGTCGTGTAGCTTTATGTCGTTTGTTATTGCAACAGCCTGATGTATTGTTACTTGATGAGCCTACCAATCACCTTGATGCTGAATCAGTTCTTTGGTTAGAGCAGCATTTAGCTCAATATGCTGGAACTGTAATTGCTGTAACACACGATAGATATTTCCTTGATAATGTTGCTGGTTGGATTCTTGAATTGGATAGAGGAGAAGGTATTCCATGGAAAGGAAATTATTCTTCTTGGTTAGATCAAAAATCAAATCGTTTAGCACAGGAAGAAAAAGTGGCTTCTAAACGTAGAAAAACTTTAGAGCGTGAGTTGGAGTGGGTTCGTCAAGGAGCAAAAGGTCGTCAGACAAAACAGAAAGCACGTTTACAGAATTACGACAAATTATTGAATGAAGATCAAAAACAACTAGACGAGAAATTAGAAATCTATATCCCGAATGGTCCTCGTTTAGGAACAAATGTTATTGAAGCTAAAAATGTTGCCAAAGCTTTTGGTGATAAATTATTATATGATAATTTGAACTTTACTTTGCCACAAGCTGGTATTGTTGGAATTATTGGACCAAACGGTGCTGGTAAATCTACAATCTTCAAAATGATTATGGGTGAGCAAGCTACTGATAGTGGAGAATTTTCTGTTGGTGACACAGTAAAAATCGCTTACGTAGATCAGTCGCACTCTAATATTGATCCGAATAAATCAATCTGGGAAAACTTTGCTGATGGTCAGGAATTGATTATGATGGGAGGAAAGCAAGTTAACTCAAGAGCTTATTTATCACGTTTCAACTTTGGTGGTGGCGAGCAAAACAAAAAAGTGTCAATGCTTTCTGGTGGAGAGCGTAACCGTTTGCACTTAGCCATGACTTTGAAAGAAGAAGGAAACGTACTTTTACTGGATGAGCCAACAAACGACCTTGACGTAAATACACTTCGAGCACTTGAAGAAGGTTTGGAGAATTTTGCTGGTTGTGCCGTAATTATTTCTCACGACAGATGGTTCTTAGATAGAATTTGTACACACATCTTAGCTTTTGAAGGAGATTCTGAAGTTTATTTCTTCGAAGGAAGTTTCTCTGATTACGAAGAAAACAAAAAGAAACGTCTTGGCGGTGATTTAACTCCGAAACGTTTGAAATACAGAAAATTGATTAGATAA